One window of the Papaver somniferum cultivar HN1 unplaced genomic scaffold, ASM357369v1 unplaced-scaffold_115, whole genome shotgun sequence genome contains the following:
- the LOC113329282 gene encoding uncharacterized protein At5g01610-like yields MDQIMGKVGSLWFSNKASKELGYVGNEITSMQNSIEGGAKWLVNKVKGKMQKPLVELLKEYDMAIGIFPKDATNYEFDEDTHKLVVHIPSVCEVGYKDSSVLRFNTTVTGILVKGSLSNMEGIKTKVMIWVKVSNICTEGASKIHFTAGLKRTRSREAYEVIRDGVGTDKF; encoded by the exons ATGGATCAAATAATGGGAAAGGTTGGAAGCTTATGGTTTAGCAACAAAGCAAGCAAGGAACTTGGCTACGTTGGTAATGAAATTACT TCAATGCAAAACAGCATAGAAGGAGGAGCTAAATGGTTGGTTAATAAAGTGAAAG GTAAAATGCAAAAGCCATTGGTAGAATTGTTAAAAGAATATGACATGGCAATTGGTATTTTCCCAAAAGATGCAACCAACTACGAGTTCGACGAAGATACACATAAACTAGTCGTGCACATACCATCTGTTTGTGAAGtcggatacaaagactcatctgTCTTGCGATTCAACACGACGGTGACCGGGATTCTAGTCAAAGGAAGCTTAAGCAATATGGAAGGAATCAAAACAAAGGTGATGATTTGGGTGAAAGTTTCTAATATATGCACGGAAGGCGCATCAAAAATTCATTTCACAGCTGGATTGAAGAGAACGAGAAGTAGAGAGGCTTATGAGGTGATCAGAGATGGAGTGGGTACCGATAAGTTTTAA
- the LOC113329100 gene encoding uncharacterized protein LOC113329100 yields the protein MSISANEFLQDDDEFEMISSNGHIEPEIGIQTLHLNHQEEEETIEEASNSEISRAFIEDENPLTPENSNRIMNAMRGISFQAGFIPDWINQVPDDRWIDHLTNLRQQPNSTSTSSTTTTAQN from the exons ATGTCGATCTCTGCAAACGAATTCCTTCAAG ATGATGATGAATTCGAAATGATCTCCTCTAATGGTCATATTGAACCTGAAATCGGGATTCAAACTCTCCATCTCAACCACCAAGAAGAGGAAGAGACGATTGAAGAAGCTTCAAATTCAGAAATCTCAAGAGCATTCATCGAAGACGAGAATCCATTAACACCGGAGAACTCAAATCGAATCATGAATGCTATGCGTGGGATTTCATTTCAAGCAGGATTTATACCTGATTGGATTAATCAAGTTCCTGATGATCGTTGGATTGATCACCTCACAAACTTAAGACAACAACCCAATTCTACTAGTACTTCTTCGACTACTACTACTGCACAGAACTGA